Sequence from the bacterium genome:
CTTTTCTGCCGTGGCTGAACGATTCGACGGTTCGGCGAAGCCCTTCCTCCAGTCCCACGCGCGCCTGCCATCCGAGGGCGGTACGGATGCGGCTCACGTCGAGATAGATCCGGTAGACTTCGCCCGGGATCGCCGGGCCGTGCTCCGGCGCGCCCGCGGCGCCCGTGAGCGCGCGCAGCCGCGCCTCGATCTCGTTGACCGAGGTGCCCGCACCCGATCCGACGTGCAGCGGCTCGGACAGCGCCCGTCCGAGGACGCGCAGGTTGGCGTCCGCCACGTCGCCGACGTAGACGAAGTCCCGCACCTGCGCCCCGTCGCCGAAGATCACCGGCCGCCGGCCGCGCAGCATCGCCTCGATGAAAATCGCGACGACGCCGGCCTCGGTCGCCGGGTCCTGGCCGGGTCCGTAGACGTTGCCGTAGCGCAGCACCGTCGCGTTGAGGCCGTGCATCCGCCGGTAGTAGGCCATGTACTGCTCGCCGAGATACTTGTGCAGCCCGTACGGCGACGTCGGCAGAATCGGAGCGTCTTCCCGGACCGGCACCGCCGCCGGCTCGCCGTAGAGCGCGCCGGCGGTAGACGCGAACACCACCTGCCGGACGCCGTGGCGCACCGCGAGGTCCAGGACGCGCAGCGTGCCGAGGACGTTCGTCGCGGCGTCTGTGACCGGATCGGCGAGCGACCGCCGCACGTTGGCCTGCGCGGCGTGGTGCGAGACCACGTCCGGCCGCTCCGCCTCAAACACGGCGTCGAGCGCCGCGGAC
This genomic interval carries:
- a CDS encoding NAD-dependent epimerase/dehydratase family protein, with amino-acid sequence MRILVTGGAGFIGAHVAEAYRDAGHTVAAVDIVTGRDRTPAGVRCHRVDVASAALDAVFEAERPDVVSHHAAQANVRRSLADPVTDAATNVLGTLRVLDLAVRHGVRQVVFASTAGALYGEPAAVPVREDAPILPTSPYGLHKYLGEQYMAYYRRMHGLNATVLRYGNVYGPGQDPATEAGVVAIFIEAMLRGRRPVIFGDGAQVRDFVYVGDVADANLRVLGRALSEPLHVGSGAGTSVNEIEARLRALTGAAGAPEHGPAIPGEVYRIYLDVSRIRTALGWQARVGLEEGLRRTVESFSHGRKVAPLSSEDTDR